One stretch of Prunus persica cultivar Lovell chromosome G1, Prunus_persica_NCBIv2, whole genome shotgun sequence DNA includes these proteins:
- the LOC18790381 gene encoding putative receptor-like protein kinase At4g00960 yields MLSSTFRLLILWTLFALPIIININITQARIQPPGIPATFCVSSRGNYTTNSTYQQNLNDLLSSLLSNSNGYGFYNSSRGQNSEIVYAIGLCRGDAKSDVCGKCLSDAAYVLPEACPNQKEAIGFYRRCMLRYSNRSMFGLVEVNPAFSVRKVKNVSSTNLDAFNREVSALLNGLTREAAGRGDILKFAVGNANVSANSNVTIYGLAQCTPELSEIECTNCFNVSLGAIRTCCSGSMGARVSTPSCTIRYESHPFFHSTTQIPWPLATPASASPPPPPANHTVPRGKKSNTSRTVIITVVVLVVSLFLITSICIYLRVKKRRETLEEGDEIRSAEALQFDFNSIRIATNNFCEGNKLGRGGFGAVYRGRLLNEEDIAVKRLSRDSAQGDIEFRNEVELVAKLQHRNLVRLLGFCLEGNERLLVYEFVHNASLDQFIFDPIKRAQLDWDRRYKIIVGIGRGLVYLHEDSRLRVIHRDLKAGNILLDAEMNPKIADFGMARLFVLDQTEGETNRIVGTYGYMAPEYAMHGQFSVKSDVYSFGVLLLEIISGQKNSALCHGGDVNLLNCVWKSWKEGEKTSNLLDPTLKTGLTTEIMRCIHIGLLCVQPNIIERPTMASVVLMLTSNSPTLPVPSQPFSLIQPETPTKVIRSNPSQNNSVQKSVNKASFTELFPR; encoded by the exons ATGCTTTCCTCAACATTCAGATTATTGATACTTTGGACATTATTTGCGTTACCTATCATCATCAATATTAATATCACTCAGGCACGGATTCAACCGCCTGGAATTCCTGCAACCTTCTGTGTTAGCAGCAGAGGTAACTACACCACTAACAGTACCTACCAGCAAAACCTTAATGACCTCCTCTCATCATTGCTTTCTAACAGCAACGGCTACGGGTTCTACAACTCCTCCCGTGGCCAAAACTCCGAGATAGTTTATGCAATTGGGCTTTGTAGAGGAGATGCTAAGTCCGATGTTTGCGGTAAATGCCTTAGTGACGCCGCCTATGTTCTCCCGGAGGCTTGTCCTAATCAGAAGGAGGCAATTGGATTTTACAGACGTTGTATGTTACGCTACTCAAACCGCTCCATGTTTGGTTTAGTGGAAGTTAATCCTGCTTTCTCTGTGAGGAAAGTAAAAAACGTATCATCTACAAACTTGGATGCGTTTAATCGAGAGGTCTCTGCCTTATTAAATGGACTAACAAGGGAAGCTGCTGGGCGTGGTGATATTCTTAagtttgcagtaggaaatgcAAACGTCAGCGCAAATTCCAATGTAACAATCTATGGACTTGCTCAGTGCACTCCAGAGTTGTCAGAGATAGAGTGTACTAATTGCTTTAATGTTTCGTTGGGGGCTATCCGAACATGTTGTAGTGGATCAATGGGTGCCAGAGTTTCCACACCTAGCTGTACCATAAGGTATGAGTCCCACCCCTTCTTTCACAGTACAACTCAGATACCATGGCCCCTTGCAACACCGGCCTCTGCttctcctccaccaccacctgcCAATCACACGGTTCCAAGAG GAAAGAAGAGTAATACATCTCGGACTGTCATCATTACTGTTGTGGTACTTGTCGTTTCTTTGTTTCTAATTACATCCATATGTATTTATCTGAGAGTGAAGAAGAGAAGGGAAACACTTGAAG AAGGAGATGAAATTAGAAGTGCAGAAGCCTTGCAATTCGACTTCAACTCCATTAGAATTGCCACAAATAACTTTTGTGAAGGAAATAAGCTTGGACGTGGTGGATTTGGTGCTGTTTACAGG GGTAGGCTCTTGAATGAAGAAGATATAGCAGTTAAAAGGCTTTCTAGAGATTCTGCACAAGGGGACATAGAATTTAGAAATGAGGTCGAATTAGTAGCGAAGCTTCAACATCGAAATTTAGTTAGACTCCTTGGTTTCTGCCTGGAAGGAAATGAAAGACTTCTTGTGTATGAGTTTGTCCATAACGCAAGTCTCGACCAATTCATATTtg ATCCAATCAAGCGTGCACAATTAGACTGGGATAGGCGCTACAAAATCATAGTAGGCATTGGGCGAGGACTTGTTTACCTTCATGAGGACTCTCGTCTTAGAGTTATTCATCGTGACCTCAAAGCTGGTAACATTTTGTTAGATGCTGAAATGAATCCTAAAATTGCAGATTTTGGCATGGCGAGATTGTTCGTGCTTGATCAAACAGAAGGGGAAACCAATCGAATTGTGGGGACATA CGGATATATGGCTCCAGAGTATGCGATGCATGGACAGTTTTCTGTGAAGTCTGATGTTTATAGCTTTGGTGTGTTACTTTTAGAGATAATAAGCGGACAGAAGAATAGTGCTTTATGCCACGGAGGGGATGTGAATCTTTTAAACTGT GTATGGAAAAGTTGGAAGGAAGGGGagaaaacttcaaatttaCTAGATCCCACCTTGAAGACTGGTTTAACAACTGAAATAATGAGATGCATCCACATTGGATTACTATGTGTGCAACCGAATATAATTGAGAGGCCAACCATGGCTTCAGTTGTTCTTATGCTTACTAGCAACTCTCCCACTCTCCCAGTACCCTCGCAACCATTTTCTCTGATTCAGCCGGAAACACCAACAAAGGTTATCCGGTCAAATCCTTCCCAAAACAACTCTGTCCAAAAATCAGTAAATAAGGCTTCATTCACCGAACTATTTCCTCGTTAG
- the LOC18788167 gene encoding cysteine-rich receptor-like protein kinase 26, which translates to MVSSTFRLLILCTQLALIILIININITHAQLQPPEIPSAVCDNNKGNYTTNSTCQKNLNNLLSSLLSNGNGYGFYNSSGSDRVYAIGLCRGDVKSDACGKCLTDATYVLPEACPNQKEAIGWYDNCMLRYSNRSLYGLLQTIPSYFSWNVQNVSSTNLDAFNQKLTALFNGLTSEAAGGGDLRTFAVGNASVGASSNVTIYGLAQCTPDLSEVNCTNCLDDALGDIPTCCSGKVGGRVVTPSCNIRYETYSFFDSTTETPSPSPPLATPSSAPPPSLGTDTIPRGKKSNTSRTVIITVVTIVVFLLLIISICIYLRWKKRKEKLEGDEIGTEALQFDFNSIKIATNNFSEANKLGRGGFGAVYRGRLWNEEDIAVKRLSRDSAQGDIEFKNEVALVAKLQHRNLVRLLGFCLEGNERLLVYEFVPNASLDKFIFDPIKRAHLDWDSRYKIIVGIGRGLLYLHEDSRLRIIHRDMKASNVLLDAEMHPKIADFGMARLFDLDQTQGETSRVVGTYGYMAPEYVMRGQFSVKSDVYSFGVLVLEIISGQKNSSFHHGGHVEDLLSYAWKSWKEGTASNLVDPMLKNGSRPEIMRCIHIGLLCVQQTIADRPTMAAVILMLTSSSVDNLPVPSQPAFFMDGGGIGSSSDMSLGWENSSGVTGSDPSRSGSAQKSPHEVSIPITSYLLSANGS; encoded by the exons ATGGTTTCCTCAACATTCAGATTATTGATCCTTTGTACACAACTTGCCTTAATCATTCTCATCATCAATATTAATATCACTCATGCACAGCTTCAACCGCCTGAAATTCCATCAGCCGTCTGTGATAACAACAAAGGCAACTACACCACTAACAGCACCTGCcaaaaaaacctcaacaacCTCCTCTCCTCCTTGCTCTCCAACGGCAACGGTTACGGCTTTTACAATTCCTCCGGATCCGACAGAGTTTATGCAATCGGACTTTGTAGAGGAGATGTTAAGTCCGATGCTTGTGGTAAATGCCTTACTGACGCTACTTATGTTCTCCCGGAGGCTTGTCCTAACCAGAAGGAGGCAATTGGATGGTACGACAATTGTATGTTACGCTACTCAAACCGTTCCCTATACGGCTTGCTGCAAACTATTCCCAGTTACTTTTCGTGGAACGTACAAAACGTGTCATCTACAAACTTGGATGCGTTTAATCAAAAGCTCACTGCCTTATTTAATGGACTAACAAGCGAAGCAGCCGGGGGTGGTGATCTCCGAACGTTTGCAGTAGGAAACGCAAGTGTTGGTGCGAGTTCTAATGTAACAATCTATGGACTTGCTCAGTGCACTCCAGATTTGTCCGAGGTGAATTGTACTAATTGCTTAGATGATGCTTTGGGGGATATCCCAACATGCTGTAGCGGAAAAGTAGGTGGGAGAGTTGTCACACCTAGCTGTAACATAAGGTATGAGACTTACAGCTTCTTCGACTCTACAACTGAGACACCATCGCCATCGCCACCCTTAGCAACGCCGTCCTCTGCTCCTCCTCCATCACTGGGCACTGACACGATTCCAAGAG GAAAGAAGAGCAATACATCTCGGACTGTCATCATTACTGTTGTGACAATTGTTGTTTTCCTGCTGCTAATTATATCCATCTGCATTTATCTGAgatggaagaagagaaaggaaaaacttgAAG GAGATGAAATTGGAACAGAAGCCTTGCAATTCGACTTCAACTCCATTaaaattgctacaaataacTTTTCTGAAGCAAATAAGCTTGGACGTGGTGGATTTGGTGCTGTTTACAGG GGTAGGCTTTGGAATGAAGAAGACATAGCAGTAAAAAGGCTTTCTAGAGATTCTGCACAAGGAGATATAGAATTTAAAAATGAGGTTGCCTTAGTAGCCAAGCTTCAACATCGAAATTTAGTTAGACTCCTTGGTTTCTGCCTGGAAGGAAATGAAAGACTTCTTGTGTATGAGTTTGTCCCTAATGCAAGTCTCGATAAGTTCATATTTG ATCCAATCAAGCGCGCACATTTGGATTGGGATAGTCGCTACAAAATCATAGTAGGCATTGGACGGGGACTCCTTTACCTTCATGAAGATTCACGTCTTAGAATTATTCATCGTGATATGAAAGCTAGTAACGTTTTATTAGATGCAGAAATGCATCCCAAAATTGCAGATTTTGGCATGGCAAGATTGtttgatcttgatcaaacaCAAGGTGAAACCAGTCGAGTTGTGGGGACCTA CGGATATATGGCTCCAGAGTATGTAATGCGTGGACAATTTTCTGTCAAGTCTGATGTTTATAGCTTTGGTGTGTTAGTTTTGGAGATTATAAGTGGACAAAAAAATAGTTCTTTTCACCATGGAGGGCACGTGGAGGATCTTTTAAGCTAT GCGTGGAAAAGTTGGAAGGAGGGCACAGCTTCAAATTTAGTAGATCCTATGTTGAAGAACGGTTCAAGACCAGAAATAATGAGATGCATCCACATTGGACTGTTATGTGTGCAGCAAACTATAGCTGATAGGCCAACCATGGCTGCAGTGATTCTCATGCTTACTAGCTCCTCTGTTGATAATCTCCCAGTACCTTCACAACCAGCATTTTTTATGGATGGTGGTGGCATTGGATCCTCATCCGACATGTCGTTGGGGTGGGAAAATAGCTCAGGGGTGACAGGGTCCGATCCATCCAGAAGTGGCTCTGCCCAAAAATCTCCACATGAAGTTTCAATTCCAATCACAAGCTATCTCCTCTCTGCCAATGGATCATGA
- the LOC18792486 gene encoding cysteine-rich receptor-like protein kinase 26: MVSSTFRLLILLALQIIITINTDFTHAQIQPPKIPTAVCDNNKGNYTTNSTYLKNLNDLLSSLLFNRNGYGFYNSSRGQNADRVYAMGLCRGDIKSDGCGKCLSDATYVLTESCPNQKEAIGWYDNCMLRYSNRSLYGLMETIPAYYMWNVQNVSSTILDAFNQKLAALLNGLTSEAAGVDDLKFAVGNASVGASSNVTIYGLAQCTPDLSEVNCTHCLDDALAAIPTCCSGKVGGRVVRPSCNITYESYSFFDDTTETPSPSPPSSAPPPSPGTDTIPRGKKSNTSRTVIITVVTIVVFLLLFISICICLRWKKRNEKLEGDEIGTEALQFDFNSIKIATNNFTEANKLGRGGFGAVYRGRLWNEEDIAVKRLSRDSAQGDIEFKNEVALVAKLQHRNLVRLLGFCLEGNERLLVYEFVPNASLDKFIFDPLKRTFGLGLLYLHEDSRLRIIHRDMKASNVLLDAEMHPKIADFGMARLLDLDQTQGETSRVVGTYGYMAPEYVMRGQFSVKSDVYSFGVLVLEIISGQKNSSFRHGGHVEDLLSYAWKSWKEGTALNLVDPMLKNGSRPEIIRCIHIGLLCVQQTIADRPTMAEVILMLTSSSVDNLPVPSQPAFFMDGGGIGSSSDMSLGWENSSGVTGSDPSRSGSAQKSPHEVSISIPIYLLSANGS, translated from the exons ATGGTTTCCTCAACTTTCAGATTATTGATCTTACTTGCATTAcaaatcatcatcaccatcaatACTGACTTCACTCATGCACAGATTCAGCCGCCTAAAATTCCAACAGCCGTCTGTGATAACAACAAAGGCAACTACACCACTAACAGCACCTACCTAAAAAACCTCAACGACCTCCTCTCCTCCTTGCTCTTCAACAGAAACGGCTACGGCTTTTACAATTCCTCCAGAGGCCAAAACGCCGACAGAGTTTATGCAATGGGACTTTGTAGAGGAGATATTAAGTCCGATGGTTGTGGTAAATGCCTTAGTGACGCTACTTATGTTCTCACGGAGTCTTGTCCTAACCAGAAGGAGGCAATTGGATGGTACGACAATTGTATGTTACGCTACTCAAACCGTTCCCTATACGGCTTAATGGAAACTATTCCCGCTTACTACATGTGGAACGTACAAAACGTATCATCTACAATCTTGGATGCATTTAATCAAAAGCTCGCTGCCTTATTAAATGGACTGACAAGCGAAGCAGCGGGGGTTGATGATCTGAAGTTTGCGGTAGGAAACGCAAGTGTGGGTGCGAGTTCTAATGTAACAATTTATGGACTTGCTCAGTGCACTCCAGATTTGTCCGAGGTGAATTGTACTCATTGCTTAGATGATGCTTTGGCGGCTATCCCAACATGCTGTAGCGGAAAAGTAGGTGGGAGAGTTGTCAGACCTAGCTGTAACATAACGTATGAGTCTTACAGCTTCTTCGACGATACAACTGAGACACCATCGCCATCGCCACCATCCTCTGCTCCTCCTCCATCACCGGGCACTGACACGATTCCAAGAG GAAAGAAGAGCAATACATCTCGGACTGTCATCATTACTGTTGTGACAATTGTTGTTTTCCTGCTGCTATTTATATCCATCTGCATTTGTCTGAGatggaagaagagaaacgaAAAACTTGAAG GAGATGAAATTGGAACAGAAGCCTTGCAATTCGACTTCAACTCCATTaaaattgctacaaataacTTTACTGAAGCAAATAAGCTTGGACGTGGTGGATTTGGTGCTGTTTACAGG GGTAGGCTTTGGAATGAAGAAGACATAGCAGTAAAAAGGCTTTCTAGAGATTCTGCACAAGGAGATATAGAATTTAAAAATGAGGTTGCGTTAGTAGCTAAGCTTCAACATCGAAATTTAGTTAGGCTCCTTGGTTTCTGCCTGGAAGGAAATGAAAGACTTCTTGTGTATGAGTTTGTCCCTAATGCAAGTCTCGATAAGTTCATATTTG ATCCACTTAAGCGTACATTTGGATTGGGACTCCTTTACCTTCACGAAGATTCACGTCTTAGAATTATTCATCGTGATATGAAAGCTAGTAACGTTTTATTAGATGCAGAAATGCATCCCAAAATTGCAGATTTTGGCATGGCAAGATTgcttgatcttgatcaaacaCAAGGTGAAACCAGTCGAGTTGTGGGGACCTA CGGATATATGGCTCCAGAGTATGTAATGCGTGGACAATTTTCTGTTAAGTCTGATGTTTACAGCTTTGGTGTGTTAGTTTTGGAGATTATAAGTGGACAAAAAAATAGTTCGTTTCGCCATGGAGGGCATGTGGAGGATCTTTTAAGTTAT GCATGGAAAAGTTGGAAGGAGGGAACAGCTTTAAATTTAGTAGATCCTATGTTGAAGAATGGTTCAAGACCAGAAATAATTAGATGCATCCACATTGGACTATTATGTGTGCAGCAAACTATAGCTGATAGGCCAACCATGGCTGAAGTGATTCTCATGCTTACTAGCTCCTCTGTTGATAATCTCCCAGTACCTTCACAACCAGCATTTTTTATGGATGGTGGTGGCATTGGATCCTCATCCGATATGTCGTTGGGATGGGAAAATAGCTCAGGGGTGACAGGGTCAGATCCATCCAGAAGTGGCTCTGCCCAAAAATCTCCACAtgaagtttcaatttcaatccCAATCTATCTCCTCTCTGCCAATGGATCATGA